In Sphingomonas oryzagri, the genomic stretch CGGTTCCAGCCGCCGTGATCCCCGACAGCCTCGACGCCCTTCGCGCGTTGCTCGCCATCGGGGACTACGCGCCCCAGTCCGCCCCGCCAAGCCGCCGCATCGCGCCCTCCGGAACGCCCGGCGCAGCGCTGATGATCGTCGCAGACATGCCCGATGCGGACGATGTCTCCGCACTCTTCACCGGAGAGGCCGGCCGATTGTTCGATGCGATGGTCGCTGCGGTAGGCCTCGATCGCGAGCGTATCTATCTCGCCCCCTTCTCCCCGGCCCGCTCCGCCGGCCGCATCGCGCCCGATCAGGGCGAAGCGCTCACCGCAATGATGCGTCGCCATGTCTCGCTCGCTGGCCCAAAGGCGCTGATGGTCTTCGGCGACGAGCCGGCGCGCTGGCTGTTCGGGCCGGAAGCTCTCCAAAATCGCGGTGGTTTACGCGAGTTTAACCATGACGGCGGCACGGTGCCCGCCATCGCAACCTTTCACCCGCGCCACCTGCGCCGGATGCCCGCCCTGAAGGCGAGCGCCTGGGCGGACATGCGCCTGCTGCTTGGAGTTATCGGCCAGTGACGTTCCGCTCTTGCGCCTGGGCGCTGGCTCTCGCCTGCACCTCCGCCTCGGCCGTGGCCGCCGCCGATCTCACCACCCCGCCCGCCTACACCGCCGCCGCGCCGGTGACCGCCTCCTCTTCCGGCGCGATCCTCACCCCCGATCAGCGCCAGGCCTATGAAGGTGTGTTCGGCGCGATCCGCGACGGCCGCTGGAGCGATGCCAGTGCCGCGCTCGCCGCAATGCCCGATGGCGTGCTGACCCCGGTGGCGCGCGCCGAGCTGTTCCTCGCCAAGAACAGCCCGCGCGTCGAACGCGACGATCTGGTCGCCCTGATCAACGCGGCGCCCGATCTGCCGCAGACGCCGCAACTGGTGCTGCTCGCCAGGAAGCGTGGTGCTACCGACCTCCCCGCTTTGCCCACCCCACGCGATCTGGACTGGGTGAACGGCGCTCCCAACCGGACGCCCGCCCGCGCGACCTCCGGCGACATCGCCGCCGCCAACCTCACCGTGCAGGCGCGGCCATTGCTCAAGACCGACAATCCGGCGGGCGCCGAGGCCCTGCTCAACGCCGCGATGACGCAGCTGACGCCCGAGGCGCAGACCGAATGGCAGCAGCGCATCGCCTGGAGCTACTTCCTCAACAACGACGACATCAACGCCACGCGCCTCGCCAGCGTCGCCGCACGCGGCCCCGGCGAATGGGCGGTGCAGGCGAGCTGGGTGCAGGGCCTTTCCGCCTGGCGCCAACAGGATTGCAAGGCCGCCGACGGCGCCTTCTCCCGCGTCGCCGCCAACGGCAGCGACGTCGCGATGCGCGCCGCCGGCCATTTCTGGGCCGCGCGCGCCGAGACGAGCTGCGGCCATTTCTCCTCGGTGCAGAGCCACCTGCGCATCGCCGCGCGCAATCCGGAGACCTTCTACGGCCTGATCGCCGCGCGCCTGCTCGGCATGGCGGTGCCCGCGTCCGCCGTCGCGCCCAAGCTCACCGTCGAGGAGTGGACCGCGCTCTCCACCCATGCAGACGTCCGCCGCGCCGCCGCACTGGCCGAGATCGGCGAATATGGCCTCGCCGACGAGATGCTGCGCTGGCAGGCGCGGATCGGTTCGGACAACGAGCACAGGTCGCTGCTCCACCTCGCCGCCCGGCTCGATCTTCCGGCGACCCAGATCTGGCTCGCGCACAATTGCCCGACCGGCGAGATCGTCGAGGCCTCCGATCGCTATCCGGCCCCCAATTGGGTGCCGCAGGGCGGCTGGCAGGTCGACAAGGCTCTGGTCTTCGCCCACACGCTGCAGGAATCGCGCTTCCGCACCGACGCACTCTCTCCCGCCGGCGCGCGCGGGCTGATGCAGGTGCTGCCCACCACCGCCGACCTGATCGAGCGCAAGCGCGGTTCCGGCGTCACCGTCGATCGCGCCAGCCTGTCCAGCCCGCAGGTCAACATGGCCTATGGCCAAGCCTATCTGCAGCAGCTGCGCGACGCGACTGGCGGCCTGCTACCCAAGGTGATCGCCGCCTACAATGCCGGCCCCAACGCCGTCGCCCGCTGGGACATCAACAACCGCGCGCAGAACGATCCGCTGCTCTATATCGAGAGCATCCCCTATGCCGAGACGCGCGGCTACGTGACGACGGTGCTGCGCAATTACTGGATGTACCAGCGCCAGTCCGGCGAGCAGACCGCCAGTCTGAAGGCGCTGGCGCAGGGCGCCTGGCCGCGCTTCCCCTCGACCATACAGGCGAGCGTGCGGACGGGCACGGCCTCTGCCGAGGTCCAGCGCTCGGCAATCGCCAACAACTGATGGCTCTGGATGAGAGCATCGCGTTCAAGCCGGTCCGCATCGCCGTCCTGACGGTTTCGGACACGCGCACGGCGGCGGACGATCGATCGGGCGACACGCTGGTCGAACGGCTGACCACGGCCGGCCACATCCTCGCCGACCGGGCGATCGAGAAGGACGATGCCGAACTCATCGCCGGCCGCCTGCTCGGCTGGATCGCCGACCCGCAAGTCGACTGCGTGATCTCCACCGGCGGCACCGGCGTCACCGGTCGCGACGTGACGCCCGAGGCGTTCGCGAAGGTGTGGGACAAGGAGATTCCCGGCTTCGGCGAGCTGTTCCGCTGGCTGAGCTACGCCAAGATCGGCACCTCGACGATCCAGTCGCGCGCCTGCGCGGGCGTGGCGCGGGGCACTTACCTGTTCGCGCTCCCCGGATCGACGGGCGCGGTGAAGGACGGTTGGGACGGCATACTCGCCACCCAGCTCGACATCCGCCACCAGCCCTGCAATTTCGTCGAGTTGATGCCACGGCTGCGCGAGGCGTAACGCGCCCCGCGCACTCCGGCTCGGTCGCCGTCAGCGATGCCGGCCGCCGCCATGCCCGCCCATCGGCGGTGTGAAATTGCCGTGCATCGGGTGGAAGGCATGGCCACCTCCGACCGGCTGACCCATGTCGTGCCGGAAATGGCCGCCAGTGTCGTGCCGCCAATGACCATGCTCGCTGGTACGGTAGTAGAAGGCGCCGCCGTCGCCCCAATAGCCGTCGTAAATCGGGCCGTAATAATCGTCGTAGAAGCCGTCATAGGCGATCGGCCCCGGCCCGGCCGGCCCGCCATAATAACCATCGCTCACGCAGCCGGCGAGCGGCACGGCCATCACGACGCCGGCAAGGGCGATCAGCTTCTTCACGGTCTTTCTCCTCATTGTCCCGCAGGAGAGGAAACCGGCCGCGAAACGGAATGTTGCCTTACAAATCGGACAGGTTGAGCGCTCCCGAAGCGAACGGCGCGCGGCACGGAGCCGCGCGCCCCACAAGCTCAGACCAGCTCGGCCAAGGCCGCCGCCTGGAAGCCCTTCAGCCCCTGCGCCTCGTTGACGCGGACCTTGGCCGCCCAGTCGGCATCGCTGATCAGCGCGCGGCCGACCGCGATCAGATCGAACTCGTCGCGCTCCATCCGCTCGACCAGCCGCTCCACCCCGACACTGGTCGAGGCCTCGCCACCGAATGCCGCCATGAAGTCGCCCGAAAGGCCGACCGAGCCGACGCTGATCGTCGCAGCACCCGTCAGCTTCTTCGCCCAGCCGGCGAAGTTCAGGCCGTTCTCGCCGTCGATCTCGGGGAATTCCGGCTCCCAGAAACGGCGCTGCGAACAGTGCAGCACGTCCACCCCGGCATCGACCAAGGGCTGCAGCCAGTCGGTCATCAGTTCCGGCGTCTCGGCGAGGCGCGCGGCATATTCCTGCTGCTTCCACTGGCTGACCCGCAGGATGATCGGGTAATCGGGGCCGACCGCCGCGCGGATCGCCGCGATCACCTCGCCCGCGAAGCGCGAGCGCTCGCGGATCGTGGCACCGCCATAGCGATCGGTCCGCTCGTTGGTGCCCGACCAGAAGAACTGGTCGATCAGATAGCCATGCGCGCCATGCACCTCGATCGTATCGAAGCCGAGCGCCTTGGCCTCGGCGGCGGCGCGGGCGAAGGCGGCGATCGTGTCAGCGATATCCTCCTCGCTCATCGCCTGCCCGCGCGGGGTGGCGGGCGCGACGAGACCGGACGGGCTCTCGATCCCGGTTTCCGGCTCCCACTCGGTCTGGAAGCTCTTGACCGCCCCGGTGTGCCAGAGCTGCGGCCCCATCTTGCCGCCGGCGCCGTGCACCGCGTCGATCACGCCTTTCCAGCCGGTCAGCGCCGCATCGCCATGGAAGAAGGGAATACCCCGATCGTTGCGCGACGCGGGGCGATCGACCACCGTGCCTTCGGAAAGGATCAGACCGACGCCACCCTCGGCACGGCGCCGGTAATAGGCCGCATTGTTTTCACCGGGCACGCCATCCGGCGCGAAGGATCGGGTCATCGGCGCCATCACGATCCGGTTGGCAAGCTCCAGCGAGCGCACGCGAAACGGACGGAACAGGACGTCGGCGGAAGCAGTCATCAGTCAGGCTCCATTGCTGGGAACAGATGATAGGTATATCTTGGATACCTGCCGTCAATCACGCACCTGAAGTCGACCAGGTATATCCGAGGAAACCTCCATGTCCGCCTCCCCCGCCATGTCCTGCGCGATGAAGCATTTCTCGGCCGAATGTCCGAGCCGCGTGCTGTTCGACCAGATCGCCGACAAATGGTCGATCCTGGTGCTCGCTGTGCTCGATGGCGGTCCGCTCCGCTTCAACGCGATCAAGCGCCAGATCGAGGGAGTGACGCAGAAGGCGCTGACACAAT encodes the following:
- a CDS encoding lytic transglycosylase domain-containing protein, which produces MTFRSCAWALALACTSASAVAAADLTTPPAYTAAAPVTASSSGAILTPDQRQAYEGVFGAIRDGRWSDASAALAAMPDGVLTPVARAELFLAKNSPRVERDDLVALINAAPDLPQTPQLVLLARKRGATDLPALPTPRDLDWVNGAPNRTPARATSGDIAAANLTVQARPLLKTDNPAGAEALLNAAMTQLTPEAQTEWQQRIAWSYFLNNDDINATRLASVAARGPGEWAVQASWVQGLSAWRQQDCKAADGAFSRVAANGSDVAMRAAGHFWAARAETSCGHFSSVQSHLRIAARNPETFYGLIAARLLGMAVPASAVAPKLTVEEWTALSTHADVRRAAALAEIGEYGLADEMLRWQARIGSDNEHRSLLHLAARLDLPATQIWLAHNCPTGEIVEASDRYPAPNWVPQGGWQVDKALVFAHTLQESRFRTDALSPAGARGLMQVLPTTADLIERKRGSGVTVDRASLSSPQVNMAYGQAYLQQLRDATGGLLPKVIAAYNAGPNAVARWDINNRAQNDPLLYIESIPYAETRGYVTTVLRNYWMYQRQSGEQTASLKALAQGAWPRFPSTIQASVRTGTASAEVQRSAIANN
- a CDS encoding NADH:flavin oxidoreductase, with amino-acid sequence MTASADVLFRPFRVRSLELANRIVMAPMTRSFAPDGVPGENNAAYYRRRAEGGVGLILSEGTVVDRPASRNDRGIPFFHGDAALTGWKGVIDAVHGAGGKMGPQLWHTGAVKSFQTEWEPETGIESPSGLVAPATPRGQAMSEEDIADTIAAFARAAAEAKALGFDTIEVHGAHGYLIDQFFWSGTNERTDRYGGATIRERSRFAGEVIAAIRAAVGPDYPIILRVSQWKQQEYAARLAETPELMTDWLQPLVDAGVDVLHCSQRRFWEPEFPEIDGENGLNFAGWAKKLTGAATISVGSVGLSGDFMAAFGGEASTSVGVERLVERMERDEFDLIAVGRALISDADWAAKVRVNEAQGLKGFQAAALAELV
- a CDS encoding uracil-DNA glycosylase family protein, coding for MLNGGQHRFRDVIASAIGWWAEAGLDTIADEQPRDWLAAPARVARPTEGPAPGVSTPAAAVPAAVIPDSLDALRALLAIGDYAPQSAPPSRRIAPSGTPGAALMIVADMPDADDVSALFTGEAGRLFDAMVAAVGLDRERIYLAPFSPARSAGRIAPDQGEALTAMMRRHVSLAGPKALMVFGDEPARWLFGPEALQNRGGLREFNHDGGTVPAIATFHPRHLRRMPALKASAWADMRLLLGVIGQ
- the moaB gene encoding molybdenum cofactor biosynthesis protein B, coding for MALDESIAFKPVRIAVLTVSDTRTAADDRSGDTLVERLTTAGHILADRAIEKDDAELIAGRLLGWIADPQVDCVISTGGTGVTGRDVTPEAFAKVWDKEIPGFGELFRWLSYAKIGTSTIQSRACAGVARGTYLFALPGSTGAVKDGWDGILATQLDIRHQPCNFVELMPRLREA